Proteins encoded within one genomic window of Candidatus Thiodiazotropha endoloripes:
- the aroA gene encoding 3-phosphoshikimate 1-carboxyvinyltransferase, whose product MSTIELQTTKRHYQVNPGGRLSGSIRVPGDKSISHRSIMLGSLAEGETLVNGFLEGEDSLATLNAFRAMGVQIEGPEAGYVKIKGVGMKGLSTPDAPLDLGNSGTSMRLLSGLLAGSGVAVTLTGDSSLSGRPMGRVIDPLSEMGANIGSQPGGTAPLVLAGHQQLNGIDYQLPMASAQVKSAVLLAGLYAQGETCVTEPAPTRDHTERMLQGFGYSLQRDGAKTCLQGGGKLTACEIDVPADISSATFFMVGAAIAEGSEVTLQHVGINPTRDGVISILRLMGADIELLNQREIGGEPVADIVVRSSPLKGIDIPEELVPLAIDEFPAIFVAAACAEGETRLQGAEELRVKESDRIQVMADGLISLGVQADPTQDGILIKGGPIHGGQVESHGDHRIAMSFAMAGLVASGSIEIADVANVNTSFPGFVELASGCGLSITEVSGK is encoded by the coding sequence ATGAGTACAATCGAGTTGCAAACAACAAAACGACACTATCAGGTAAATCCCGGCGGAAGATTGAGCGGCAGCATTCGGGTGCCTGGCGACAAATCCATATCCCATCGTTCGATCATGCTCGGTTCTCTGGCTGAGGGTGAGACCCTGGTCAACGGATTTCTTGAAGGGGAAGACAGCCTCGCCACACTCAATGCATTTCGAGCAATGGGTGTTCAGATCGAAGGGCCTGAAGCGGGTTACGTGAAGATCAAAGGGGTTGGAATGAAGGGTCTCTCAACACCCGATGCGCCCTTGGATCTCGGTAACTCAGGAACCTCAATGCGGCTGCTCAGTGGTCTGTTGGCCGGCAGTGGTGTTGCCGTGACCCTGACCGGGGATAGTTCTCTCTCCGGGAGGCCGATGGGGCGGGTCATCGATCCACTGAGTGAAATGGGTGCGAATATCGGCTCACAGCCAGGTGGCACGGCCCCGTTGGTGCTGGCGGGACATCAACAGCTCAATGGGATCGACTATCAGCTGCCGATGGCCAGTGCACAGGTAAAATCCGCAGTTCTTTTGGCCGGGCTTTATGCGCAGGGTGAGACCTGTGTGACCGAACCTGCACCAACCCGGGATCATACTGAACGCATGCTGCAGGGGTTTGGCTACAGCTTGCAGCGTGATGGAGCCAAAACCTGTCTACAGGGGGGTGGCAAACTGACTGCCTGTGAAATCGATGTGCCGGCCGATATCTCTTCAGCAACCTTTTTTATGGTTGGGGCCGCCATTGCCGAGGGTTCCGAGGTTACATTGCAGCATGTGGGTATCAACCCGACCCGGGACGGTGTGATCTCGATTCTGCGCCTGATGGGGGCCGACATCGAGCTGCTCAATCAGCGGGAGATTGGTGGTGAACCGGTTGCCGACATCGTGGTTCGCTCCAGTCCACTGAAGGGAATCGACATACCCGAGGAGCTGGTGCCACTGGCGATCGATGAATTTCCGGCGATCTTCGTTGCAGCGGCCTGTGCGGAGGGGGAGACCCGACTGCAGGGGGCGGAAGAGCTCAGAGTCAAGGAGAGTGACCGGATTCAGGTTATGGCGGATGGATTGATATCGCTGGGGGTTCAGGCAGATCCGACCCAAGACGGTATCCTCATCAAGGGTGGGCCGATCCATGGTGGCCAGGTGGAAAGTCACGGTGATCACCGGATTGCCATGTCGTTTGCAATGGCCGGACTGGTTGCTAGCGGTTCCATCGAGATCGCCGACGTGGCGAATGTAAACACCTCATTTCCCGGTTTCGTGGAGCTGGCCAGTGGTTGTGGCCTGAGCATTACTGAGGTGTCAGGAAAATGA
- the hisC gene encoding histidinol-phosphate transaminase codes for MKRSNLPFLTHAAVGVRALTPYVPGKPIAELERELGISHSIKLASNENPLGVSPRVAQAVTDAMGEISRYPDGSSFELHQRLAGKHHCDASHITLGNGSNDVLDMVARVFLAPGKESLFSQYAFAVYPISSQAAGANLVAAPANDYGHDLEAMLQRLSDKTAVVWIANPNNPTGTWLTKHALYGFLQQIPETTIVVIDEAYLEYVQATEYPDASQWLDEFPNLIVTRTFSKAYGLASLRIGYALSHPDIADLLNRVRQPFNVNSMAQVAALAALEDDDFIQQSVALNDAGMKQLCQGFEALSLAYIPSVGNFITLDLGSDAAAVDQALLKLGCITRPLAGYGMPNHLRISIGLEEENQRLLTALKEVLQ; via the coding sequence ATGAAGCGTTCAAACCTTCCATTCCTAACACATGCTGCCGTTGGTGTAAGGGCACTAACGCCCTACGTACCGGGCAAACCAATCGCTGAGCTGGAACGTGAGCTCGGTATCAGCCATTCGATCAAGCTTGCATCCAATGAAAATCCGCTCGGTGTCAGCCCCAGGGTTGCCCAGGCCGTGACGGATGCGATGGGGGAGATCTCCCGCTATCCGGACGGTAGCAGTTTTGAGTTACATCAGCGACTGGCCGGGAAACACCACTGTGATGCATCACACATTACCCTTGGCAACGGTTCCAATGATGTACTGGATATGGTGGCCAGAGTTTTTCTGGCTCCCGGCAAAGAGTCACTGTTTTCCCAATATGCCTTTGCAGTCTATCCAATCAGCAGCCAGGCCGCTGGGGCCAACCTGGTAGCGGCACCGGCCAATGACTATGGTCACGATCTGGAGGCGATGTTGCAGCGGTTGAGTGACAAGACGGCGGTTGTCTGGATCGCCAATCCCAACAATCCGACCGGCACCTGGCTGACCAAGCACGCACTCTACGGTTTTCTGCAACAGATTCCCGAAACCACCATTGTCGTCATCGATGAGGCCTATCTCGAATATGTTCAGGCCACTGAATATCCGGATGCTTCCCAGTGGCTGGATGAGTTTCCCAATCTGATTGTGACCCGTACCTTTTCCAAGGCCTATGGTCTGGCGTCGTTAAGGATCGGTTACGCTCTGTCGCATCCGGATATCGCGGATTTGCTGAATCGGGTTCGGCAGCCTTTCAATGTCAACAGTATGGCGCAGGTCGCTGCATTGGCTGCACTTGAGGATGATGACTTCATTCAACAGAGCGTGGCATTGAATGATGCCGGGATGAAACAGCTTTGTCAGGGTTTTGAAGCGCTGTCGTTGGCCTACATTCCTTCAGTCGGTAACTTTATCACCCTGGATCTTGGCAGCGATGCGGCTGCGGTCGATCAGGCATTGTTGAAACTGGGTTGCATTACCCGTCCGCTGGCCGGTTACGGTATGCCCAACCATTTGCGAATCTCCATCGGATTGGAAGAGGAGAACCAACGGCTCCTCACAGCATTGAAAGAGGTGCTTCAATGA
- a CDS encoding phosphoglycerate dehydrogenase has translation MYKILTLNNISVAGLDRLPRDSYEVASEVSHPDAILLRSYKMHEMEIPPTVQAVGRAGAGVNNIPVADMTNKGIPVFNAPGANANAVKELVLAGALLAARNLGQAWRFATNLDGSDPEVSKMVESGKKDFVGFELPGRTMGVIGLGAIGVKVANACRALGMNVIGYDPTITVQSAWKLASEVEQALSVDDLLSKSDFVTFHVPLTDATADMINADRLKLMKPGSVLLNFARNGIINDQAAVEALDSGHLYAYVCDFPNNLLKGHPRVITLPHLGASTKEAEDNCAIMVADQVKDYLENGNITNSVNFPSINLPRNGGHRIAVVNSNVPNMVGQISTDLANEGLNILDMLNKSRDDVAVTLLDVDQKPSEQLIETLSSIEGVLSVRSLNGSTN, from the coding sequence ATGTATAAAATCTTGACCCTGAATAATATATCTGTGGCCGGTTTGGATCGTCTGCCGAGGGACAGTTATGAAGTTGCCTCTGAAGTCAGCCATCCGGATGCGATACTGCTACGTTCCTACAAGATGCATGAGATGGAGATTCCACCGACAGTACAGGCCGTTGGGCGTGCCGGTGCCGGTGTCAACAACATTCCAGTGGCTGATATGACGAATAAGGGTATCCCGGTCTTCAATGCACCGGGCGCCAATGCCAATGCGGTAAAGGAGCTGGTATTGGCCGGCGCCCTGCTGGCAGCAAGAAATCTGGGACAAGCGTGGCGCTTCGCCACCAATCTCGATGGCAGTGACCCGGAGGTTTCGAAAATGGTCGAGTCCGGTAAAAAGGACTTCGTCGGTTTTGAGCTGCCCGGTCGCACCATGGGGGTAATCGGTTTGGGGGCGATCGGTGTCAAAGTGGCCAATGCCTGCCGTGCATTGGGTATGAATGTGATCGGCTACGACCCAACCATCACTGTGCAAAGCGCCTGGAAGCTGGCCTCTGAGGTTGAACAGGCACTCAGTGTCGATGATCTGTTGTCTAAGTCTGACTTTGTGACTTTTCATGTGCCCCTTACCGATGCCACCGCCGACATGATCAATGCGGATCGGCTTAAACTGATGAAGCCGGGATCTGTCCTGCTCAATTTCGCCCGTAACGGCATCATCAACGACCAGGCGGCTGTCGAGGCCCTGGATAGCGGTCATCTGTACGCCTATGTTTGTGACTTTCCAAATAACCTGCTCAAGGGTCACCCCCGGGTGATCACGCTGCCTCACTTGGGGGCATCGACCAAAGAGGCGGAAGACAACTGTGCGATTATGGTGGCGGACCAGGTCAAGGACTATCTGGAAAACGGCAATATCACCAACTCGGTCAATTTTCCAAGCATCAATCTGCCAAGAAACGGCGGTCATCGGATCGCGGTAGTGAATAGTAATGTTCCCAACATGGTAGGCCAGATCTCCACCGACCTGGCCAATGAGGGGCTGAACATTCTCGATATGCTGAACAAGTCCCGGGACGATGTGGCGGTAACCCTGCTTGATGTGGATCAGAAACCGAGCGAGCAACTGATCGAAACCCTCTCTTCCATCGAGGGTGTCCTGTCTGTCCGGTCCTTGAACGGCAGCACAAACTGA
- a CDS encoding prephenate dehydrogenase — translation MIEKLAIIGVGLIGGSVAMALREEGKVKEVVGCGRGEANLQKAQQLGVIDHYTHDVAQAVQGADMVLLAVPLGAIRDTFEKMKGQLADHAVVTDAGSVKGSVVRDAEAVFQGVPDFLVPGHPIAGTERSGVEAAFAELYRNRRVILTPLAETRADAVQRVEQMWLDCGAEVSSMSVEHHDEVLAATSHLPHMLAYSLVDSLSRLKENDEIFRFAAGGFRDFTRIASSNPVMWRDICIANQQALGGMLTRFADELHDLAALLEQGDADGLLSLFESAKQARDRYVDGVKHPE, via the coding sequence ATGATCGAAAAGCTGGCAATCATCGGAGTGGGCCTGATCGGCGGTTCGGTGGCCATGGCTCTCCGGGAGGAGGGTAAGGTTAAGGAAGTGGTCGGCTGCGGCAGAGGTGAGGCGAATCTGCAGAAAGCCCAGCAGTTGGGTGTGATCGATCACTATACCCACGACGTGGCACAGGCGGTTCAGGGCGCGGACATGGTGCTGCTTGCCGTACCTCTGGGTGCCATCCGTGATACTTTCGAGAAGATGAAAGGGCAGCTGGCCGATCATGCTGTGGTAACCGATGCTGGCAGTGTCAAAGGCAGCGTGGTACGGGATGCCGAAGCGGTGTTTCAGGGCGTCCCGGACTTTTTGGTGCCTGGTCATCCGATCGCGGGCACTGAGCGTAGTGGTGTCGAGGCGGCGTTTGCGGAACTCTATCGAAACCGCCGGGTGATTCTGACCCCGCTTGCCGAAACCCGTGCCGATGCAGTTCAGAGGGTTGAACAGATGTGGCTGGATTGTGGTGCAGAGGTTTCCAGTATGAGCGTGGAACACCACGATGAGGTATTGGCGGCGACCAGCCACCTGCCTCATATGCTGGCTTACTCCCTGGTAGATAGTCTTTCCCGGTTGAAAGAGAATGATGAGATTTTTCGCTTTGCCGCGGGTGGTTTCCGGGATTTTACCCGGATTGCTTCGAGCAATCCTGTGATGTGGCGGGATATCTGTATCGCCAATCAACAGGCGCTCGGCGGTATGCTGACACGATTTGCGGATGAACTGCATGATCTGGCTGCGTTGCTGGAGCAGGGTGATGCGGATGGCTTGCTGAGTCTGTTCGAATCGGCCAAACAGGCACGGGATCGCTACGTGGATGGTGTCAAACACCCGGAATAA
- the rpsA gene encoding 30S ribosomal protein S1, whose amino-acid sequence MTESFAELFEESLSSTQLRSGAIIIGTVLDITSEAVIVNAGLKSEGVIPRSQFLNHAGEIEVEIGDQVEVALDAVEDGFGATRLSREKAKRDQAWKVLEKAHEAEETVIGRINGKVKGGFTVELNDIRAFLPGSLVDVRPVRDTAYLEGKDLEFKVIKLDRRRNNVVVSRRAVVEQEYSEEREKLLENLQEGQEVTGVVKNLTDYGAFVDLGGIDGLLHITDMAWKRVKHPSEVVEIGDEIRVKILKFDRDRNRVSLGLKQMGDDPWVALARRYPESTRLFGKVTNIADYGCFVEIEEGVEGLVHVSEMDWTNKNVHPSKIVSLGDEVEVMVLDIDEERRRVSLGIKQCKPNPWDEFAAIHKKGDHVSGSIKSITDFGIFIGLDGGIDGLIHLSDISWDDEGEDAIRNFKKGDEVETVVLSVDPERERISLGIKQLAQDPFSLFVAANEKGSFVKGTVAEVDAKGAVIALADGVEGYLRASELSRDRVEDARSILKEGDEVEAKFIGVDRKNRTISLSIKAKDADEEAAAIKGYARDAASSAPTLGDLLKEQMDNQGD is encoded by the coding sequence ATGACCGAAAGTTTTGCAGAATTATTTGAGGAGAGTCTCTCCAGTACCCAGCTTCGCAGCGGCGCCATCATCATTGGTACCGTTCTCGATATCACCTCTGAAGCTGTTATCGTCAATGCCGGCCTGAAGTCCGAAGGCGTCATTCCCCGTTCACAATTTCTCAACCATGCCGGTGAGATCGAAGTAGAAATTGGTGATCAGGTCGAAGTGGCCCTGGATGCTGTTGAAGATGGCTTTGGCGCAACCCGACTCTCCCGTGAAAAAGCCAAGCGCGACCAGGCTTGGAAAGTTCTTGAGAAAGCTCACGAAGCTGAAGAGACCGTCATTGGACGCATCAATGGCAAGGTAAAAGGTGGCTTCACTGTTGAATTGAACGATATCCGTGCATTCCTCCCAGGCTCACTGGTGGATGTGCGTCCGGTACGCGATACCGCTTACCTGGAAGGTAAGGATCTGGAATTCAAAGTGATCAAGCTGGATCGCCGTCGCAACAACGTGGTGGTTTCACGCCGTGCTGTTGTTGAACAGGAATACAGCGAAGAGCGGGAGAAGCTGCTCGAGAACCTTCAGGAAGGCCAGGAAGTCACCGGTGTGGTCAAGAACCTCACCGATTACGGTGCCTTCGTCGACCTGGGTGGTATCGACGGCCTGCTACACATCACCGATATGGCCTGGAAGCGTGTTAAACATCCTTCCGAGGTTGTCGAGATCGGTGATGAGATCCGCGTCAAGATTTTGAAATTTGATCGTGACCGCAATCGTGTTTCACTGGGTCTCAAGCAGATGGGTGACGATCCTTGGGTTGCATTGGCACGTCGCTATCCTGAAAGCACCCGTCTGTTCGGTAAGGTTACCAACATTGCCGATTACGGCTGCTTTGTTGAGATCGAAGAGGGCGTTGAAGGTCTGGTGCATGTCTCCGAGATGGATTGGACCAACAAAAACGTTCACCCCTCAAAGATTGTATCCCTGGGAGATGAGGTTGAGGTCATGGTTCTGGATATCGATGAAGAGCGCCGTCGTGTCTCGCTCGGTATCAAACAGTGCAAGCCCAACCCATGGGATGAGTTTGCCGCCATTCATAAGAAGGGCGACCATGTCAGCGGCAGCATCAAGTCGATCACTGACTTCGGTATCTTCATCGGCCTTGATGGTGGTATCGACGGTTTGATTCATCTGTCGGATATCTCTTGGGATGATGAAGGTGAAGATGCCATCCGCAACTTCAAGAAGGGTGACGAAGTTGAGACCGTTGTACTCTCTGTTGACCCTGAGCGTGAGCGTATCTCTCTGGGTATCAAGCAGTTGGCACAGGATCCGTTCTCACTGTTCGTTGCTGCCAATGAAAAAGGCAGTTTCGTCAAGGGAACCGTTGCCGAGGTTGATGCTAAGGGTGCGGTGATTGCTCTGGCCGATGGTGTTGAAGGTTATCTGCGGGCTTCAGAGCTCTCTCGTGATCGTGTTGAGGATGCCCGTTCCATACTCAAGGAAGGTGATGAAGTTGAAGCTAAATTCATCGGAGTCGATCGTAAAAACCGTACCATTTCGCTCTCGATCAAGGCTAAGGATGCTGATGAAGAGGCTGCAGCCATCAAAGGTTACGCCAGAGATGCTGCAAGCAGTGCCCCGACATTGGGTGACTTGCTGAAGGAGCAGATGGATAATCAGGGCGACTGA
- the phoR gene encoding phosphate regulon sensor histidine kinase PhoR, whose translation MRNYLNIEISQLTGALLVVLPFGYLADTLTLAAVFAITAYLTKHGFYLIKLAHLIHHGKPITPPYPADIWGMIYKELSRHRLRSRKRKRTLNRFASRFRKVTSSIPDGLILLNKSGNIEWANPAANNLLHISWPRDENLSLLERIKHDDLADYLKNPDYSKPLEFPSPVNKAIIVSLRVTRFGGKKAQRLVVVRNITDVYTLNQTRRDFVSNVSHELRTPLTVITGFLENLGDNEMLPFQQRPFTLMSQQAERMNSIINDLLALSRLEMGEAPSSDKPIAVPELLSRIVDQARLLADQKGGYSINLQVDDQLYLLGEESELTSAFSNLVFNAIVHTPPGTEINISWQSLDNQACLTVADSGPGIEQRHIPRLTERFYRADKARSRQSGGTGLGLAIVKHIIGRHDGELQIASQLGSGSQFKCLFPEDVILHKCNLKTLEEQEQLSNDLESAQDM comes from the coding sequence GTGAGAAATTATCTCAACATTGAAATCAGTCAGTTAACTGGCGCATTGCTGGTTGTTTTACCGTTTGGATATTTGGCTGACACACTGACTCTTGCCGCTGTATTTGCGATTACCGCCTATCTGACCAAACATGGCTTCTATCTGATCAAACTTGCCCATTTGATCCATCACGGTAAACCAATCACACCACCATACCCTGCTGATATCTGGGGTATGATCTACAAAGAGCTATCCAGGCATCGACTGCGAAGTCGTAAACGTAAACGTACCCTGAACCGGTTCGCTTCACGTTTCAGAAAAGTCACCAGCTCGATACCGGATGGCTTAATCCTGCTCAATAAATCCGGAAATATCGAATGGGCCAATCCTGCAGCCAACAATCTGCTCCACATCAGTTGGCCAAGGGATGAAAATCTCTCCCTGCTGGAACGGATCAAACATGATGATCTGGCAGACTATTTGAAAAATCCTGACTATTCCAAACCCCTGGAGTTTCCATCCCCGGTCAACAAGGCAATTATTGTTTCTCTACGCGTCACCCGCTTTGGCGGCAAAAAGGCCCAGCGTCTGGTCGTGGTCAGGAACATTACCGACGTCTACACACTGAATCAGACACGTCGGGATTTTGTCTCAAATGTATCCCATGAGTTAAGAACACCACTCACGGTTATCACCGGATTTCTGGAGAATCTGGGAGACAACGAGATGCTGCCGTTCCAACAGCGCCCTTTCACCTTGATGAGCCAACAGGCTGAACGGATGAACAGTATCATCAATGACCTGCTTGCCTTGTCCCGACTGGAGATGGGTGAGGCACCATCATCCGACAAGCCAATCGCAGTACCCGAGCTGCTCAGTAGAATTGTTGATCAGGCACGCCTGCTGGCCGATCAAAAAGGTGGTTATTCGATAAATCTGCAGGTGGATGATCAGCTATACCTGCTGGGTGAAGAGAGTGAGCTGACCAGTGCTTTTTCAAATCTGGTATTCAATGCCATTGTCCATACTCCACCTGGCACTGAGATCAATATCAGTTGGCAAAGTTTGGACAATCAGGCCTGCCTGACAGTTGCCGACAGTGGGCCGGGGATCGAACAAAGACATATTCCCAGGTTGACCGAAAGATTCTATCGTGCGGATAAGGCCCGCTCCCGTCAGTCGGGTGGAACCGGCCTTGGACTGGCCATTGTTAAACACATTATCGGACGCCATGACGGCGAACTGCAGATCGCCAGTCAGCTGGGTTCAGGCAGCCAATTCAAGTGCCTGTTTCCGGAAGATGTCATTTTGCATAAATGCAATCTGAAAACGCTGGAGGAACAAGAACAACTCAGCAACGACTTGGAATCAGCCCAAGACATGTGA
- the cmk gene encoding (d)CMP kinase, producing the protein MNHVPVIAIDGPSGSGKGTLASRVAETLGWRLLDSGAIYRVLGLAVERAGISFENADKVSELARNLDLTFDQGRVLLGQENVADAIRTETAGNAASKVAAIPRVRQALLDWQQSYAKAPGLVADGRDMGTVVFPTAEVKIFLTASVEERALRRYKQLKEKGLSVNLAALTEEIKERDERDSGRAAAPLKAASDAWQLDSTQFSADEVYQQVMQRVYNALPESAS; encoded by the coding sequence ATGAACCATGTTCCAGTAATCGCAATCGATGGGCCATCAGGTTCCGGCAAAGGTACTCTGGCAAGTCGGGTCGCGGAGACCCTTGGGTGGCGCCTGCTGGACAGTGGTGCGATCTATCGAGTGCTGGGATTGGCTGTTGAACGTGCTGGAATAAGTTTCGAAAATGCAGATAAAGTTTCTGAACTGGCAAGAAATCTGGATCTTACCTTTGATCAGGGGAGGGTTTTGCTGGGGCAGGAGAATGTGGCGGATGCGATCCGCACGGAAACCGCCGGTAATGCCGCCTCAAAAGTGGCGGCAATACCCCGGGTACGCCAGGCATTGCTGGATTGGCAGCAAAGTTACGCAAAAGCTCCGGGATTGGTAGCTGACGGACGGGATATGGGAACAGTGGTTTTCCCCACAGCTGAAGTGAAAATATTTCTTACAGCAAGTGTGGAAGAGCGCGCGTTAAGACGTTATAAACAGTTGAAAGAAAAGGGTTTGAGTGTTAATCTCGCCGCTCTTACTGAAGAGATTAAAGAGCGTGACGAGCGTGATAGCGGGCGGGCGGCAGCTCCGCTCAAGGCGGCGTCGGATGCCTGGCAGTTGGATTCGACACAGTTTTCCGCCGATGAGGTCTATCAACAGGTCATGCAGCGCGTCTATAATGCGCTGCCTGAATCGGCGAGTTAG
- the pheA gene encoding prephenate dehydratase, giving the protein MNDDAKLKSIRQRIDEIDSQLQALINERAEAAQEVARIKLSANPEAEFYRPEREAEVLRKVKARNQGPLESEEVARLFREIMSACLALEKPLNVAFLGPDGTFTQAAALKQFGHSVRTHSLNSIGDIFRDVEAGACQYGVVPVENSTEGVISHTLDSFLNSPLLISGEVTLRINHQLLSKEKELAAIQKVYSHAQSLAQCRGWLDRHLPNAERIAVNSNAEATGLAAQQSGCAAIAGDAAGEIYQLNQLASNIEDEPGNTTRFLVIGKQDVAASGRDKTTILFSTHNKAGGLHEMLSPFAEHGISMTRIESRPSRRGRWDYVFFIDVEGHKDDHNLSQALKKIEQSATQFRVLGSYPKAVL; this is encoded by the coding sequence ATGAACGATGATGCCAAGCTGAAGAGCATACGCCAGCGAATCGATGAGATCGATTCACAGCTGCAAGCACTGATCAACGAACGTGCTGAAGCGGCACAGGAAGTGGCACGCATCAAGTTGAGCGCCAATCCTGAGGCGGAGTTTTATCGGCCAGAACGGGAGGCTGAGGTCTTACGCAAGGTCAAAGCCAGAAATCAGGGTCCCTTGGAGAGTGAAGAGGTCGCTCGTCTGTTCCGGGAGATCATGTCTGCCTGCCTGGCGCTGGAAAAGCCGCTGAATGTGGCATTTCTTGGGCCCGACGGAACCTTCACCCAGGCGGCTGCCTTGAAACAGTTCGGTCATTCGGTAAGAACCCATTCCCTGAACTCGATCGGAGATATCTTTCGTGATGTGGAAGCCGGGGCCTGCCAGTATGGCGTTGTCCCGGTGGAGAACTCCACGGAAGGTGTTATCAGTCATACCCTCGACAGCTTTCTCAATTCACCTCTGCTGATTTCCGGTGAGGTGACGCTGCGAATCAACCATCAGCTGCTCAGTAAGGAAAAGGAGCTTGCAGCTATCCAAAAGGTCTACTCTCATGCCCAGTCTCTGGCCCAGTGTCGTGGTTGGCTCGACCGTCACCTGCCAAACGCTGAGCGTATCGCGGTAAACAGTAATGCGGAAGCCACCGGGCTGGCCGCTCAGCAGAGCGGCTGCGCGGCGATCGCTGGAGATGCGGCCGGGGAGATCTATCAATTGAACCAGTTGGCTAGCAACATCGAGGATGAACCGGGTAATACCACAAGGTTCCTGGTTATCGGTAAACAGGATGTCGCTGCCAGCGGTCGGGATAAGACGACCATCCTGTTCTCTACGCACAATAAGGCGGGTGGTCTGCATGAGATGTTAAGTCCGTTTGCGGAACATGGCATCAGCATGACCCGGATCGAATCGAGACCCTCCAGAAGAGGGCGCTGGGATTATGTCTTCTTCATCGATGTTGAGGGTCACAAGGATGATCACAATCTCTCCCAGGCACTGAAAAAAATCGAGCAGTCTGCGACACAATTCAGAGTGTTGGGCTCCTATCCAAAAGCGGTTCTTTAA
- the phoB gene encoding phosphate regulon transcriptional regulator PhoB — protein sequence MPKILIVEDEPEIREMIRFALEPKGFVISEADNAQDARKLLADHNYDLILMDWMLPGRSGLDLTKELKQVSPVSTPIILLTAKTDESDKVVGLDSGADDYITKPFSTREMIARIKAVLRRSGGSSEQQAVAYHGLILDPVKHLVLINETPLHLSPAEYRLLYFFMSHPERAYSRSQILDHVWGNDVYVDERTVDVHIRRLRKLLTPSNHHRFIQTVRGVGYRFTPQPASHNSEKS from the coding sequence ATGCCGAAAATTTTAATCGTAGAAGATGAACCGGAGATTCGTGAGATGATCCGCTTTGCGTTGGAACCGAAAGGATTTGTGATAAGCGAAGCCGATAATGCCCAGGATGCGCGAAAACTGTTGGCAGATCACAACTATGATCTGATCCTGATGGATTGGATGCTGCCCGGCAGATCAGGATTGGATCTCACCAAGGAGCTGAAACAGGTATCACCAGTCTCTACACCGATCATCCTGCTCACGGCAAAAACGGATGAATCGGACAAGGTGGTAGGCTTGGACAGTGGTGCGGATGATTACATCACCAAACCCTTCTCCACCAGGGAGATGATTGCACGAATCAAAGCGGTATTACGGCGCTCTGGCGGCTCTTCAGAGCAACAGGCGGTTGCCTATCACGGTTTGATCCTCGATCCGGTCAAACATCTTGTACTGATCAATGAGACGCCCCTGCATCTCTCCCCAGCAGAGTATCGTCTACTCTATTTTTTCATGAGTCATCCCGAGCGTGCTTATAGCCGATCCCAGATTCTGGATCACGTCTGGGGTAATGATGTCTATGTGGATGAGAGAACCGTTGATGTACACATACGCCGTTTGAGAAAATTACTGACGCCTTCCAACCACCATCGTTTCATACAGACCGTTCGCGGGGTTGGATATCGATTTACACCACAGCCTGCCAGTCATAACTCAGAAAAATCGTGA
- the ihfB gene encoding integration host factor subunit beta codes for MTKSELIEIIAKEQSHLAYRDVELAVKCMIEHMSQSLASGERIEIRGFGSFSLHYRPPRMGRNPKTGKTVALSGKYVPHFKPGKELRDRVNINYTIELEDKEEETA; via the coding sequence ATGACAAAATCCGAACTAATAGAAATTATTGCCAAGGAGCAAAGTCATCTCGCCTACAGGGATGTTGAACTGGCAGTTAAGTGTATGATTGAACATATGAGTCAATCACTTGCGTCTGGAGAGCGGATCGAGATTCGTGGTTTTGGCAGTTTCTCACTGCACTACAGACCACCTAGAATGGGACGTAATCCAAAAACTGGCAAAACAGTCGCGCTTTCAGGCAAATACGTGCCGCACTTCAAACCCGGTAAAGAGCTGCGGGATCGGGTTAATATCAACTACACCATCGAACTGGAAGACAAGGAAGAAGAGACGGCATAA